The genomic stretch CGCCGATCGCCAGGCCCCGCACCCGCTCGCTCTCCTCGCCGCGCGCCGTCAGCATGATGATCGGCAGGCGTTCGGTCTCCGGCCGCATTCTCAGGCGGCGGCAAAGCTCGATGCCGGAAACGCCGGGCAGCATCCAGTCGAGCAGAAGCAGATCGGGTACGCGCTCCTGTAGCCGGATTTCAGCTTCGTCGCCGCGCATGATGGTTTCGACCTCATACCCCTCGGATTCGAGATTGTAACGCAGCAGAACGCTGAGCGCTTCCTCGTCTTCGACAACTGCGATTTTCGGAACCATAGGACGTATGTCTCCCTTGTATTGACTGGCTTCAGAGATCGTCGGACCCGACGGCCGGGGAATTGTCGTCCTTGGGACGCTCTCCCTGCGGCTGGGAGCCGGTTGCAATGTAATAGATCATCTCGGCGATATTGGTGGCGTGGTCGCCGATGCGCTCGATATTCTTGGCGCAGAACAGAAGATGGGTGCACGAGGTGATGTTGCGCGGATCCTCCATCATATAGGTCAGAAGCTCGCGGAACAGCGAGGTGTAGATCGCGTCGATTTCATCATCGCGCTCGCGGATGGAGCTCGCCTTGTCGGCCTGGCGCGAGGTGTAGGCGTCCAGCACCTCCTTCAATTGCAGGAGCGCCAGTTCCGACAGGTGCTCGATGCCGTGGGCAAGCTTGCGCGGCACACCGGAACCCTGCACCGAGATCACGCGCTTGGCGGTGTTCTTGGCCATGTCGCCGACGCGCTCGAGATCGGAGGCGATCCGGATAGCGCCCATGATTTCGCGCAGGTCCGCCGCCACCGGCTGGCGCCTTGCGATGACGACGACTGCCTTTTCGCCGATCTCGCGCTCCGCCTCGTCCAGCACGAGGTCATCCTTGATCACCTTTTCGGCAAGCTCGGTATCGGTGTTGACGAGCGCCGTCACCGATTCGCTCACCATTTCCTCCGCCAGACCGCCCATCTCGGAAATGCGGCGCTGGAGATATTTCAGTTCGTCGTCGAATGCCGTCAGAATATGCGATGGAGCCATGACTGTTCCTTCCTTGGCGTGAGCCTGCGGCAACCGCCCCTCAGCCGAAACGTCCCATGATGTAATCCTGGGTGCGCTGGTCCGCGGGATTGGTGAAAATCGTGTCGGTGTCGTTCTCCTCGACCATATGGCCGAGATGGAACATGGCCGTGCGTTCGGAAACGCGCGCGGCCTGCTGCATGGAATGCGTCACCATCACGATGGTGTAGTTTTCCTTCAGTTCGGAGATCAGTTCCTCGACGCGGGCGGTCGCGATCGGATCCAGCGCCGAGCAGGGTTCGTCCATGAGGATGACCTCCGGACTGACGGCAATGGCGCGGGCAATGCACAGCCGCTGCTGCTGGCCGCCGGAAAGGCTGGTGCCCGGCTCATGAAGCCGGTCCTTGACCTCGTTGAACAGGCCCGCCTTCATCAGGCTGGTCTCGACGATCTGGTCGAATTCGCTGCGGTGGCGGGCCAGCCCGTGGATGCGCGGTTCGTAGGCGACATTCTCGTAGATCGATTTCGGAAACGGGTTGGGGTTCTGGAACACCATGCCGACGCGCGCCCTGAGTTCGACCACATCGATCCCCGAGGCATAGATGTCCTCCCCGTCAAGCGTGATCATGCCGGTGACGCGGCAATTGTCGATCGTGTCGTTCATGCGGTTGAGCGTGCGCAGAAAGGTCGACTTGCCGCAGCCGGACGGGCCGATCAGCGCGGTGACCGCGTTTTCGCGGATGTTGAGACTGACATCGAACAGCGCGCGCTTCTGTCCGTAGTAGACGGACACCGCCTGGCCGGCCATCTTGTATGTCGTGTTGCTCATTGTCGTTTTCCAAGTCTTTTCACGGTCGGGTTCCTCATGGCCTATCTGCGCCGCTCGAAGCGCCGCCTCAGGATGACGGCCGAAATATTCATCAGGATGAGGAATGCCAGCAGCACGATGATGGCGGCGGAGGTGCGTTCGACAAAGGCGCGCTCGGCTTCGCCCGCCCACATGTAGATCTGAACCGGAAGCGCGGTTGCCGGATCGAGCGGGCTCGCCGGATAGTCCGCGACAAAGGCGACCATGCCGATCAGAAGCAGCGGCGCCGTCTCCCCAAGCGCCTGGGCGAGGCCGATGATCGTTCCCGTCAGGATGCCGGGCATGGCCTGCGGCAGGACGTGGTGAAAGACAGCCTGCATCTTCGAAGCCCCGACGCCGAGCGCCGCCGAACGGATGGAAGCCGGCACGGCCTGCAGCGCCGCGCGGGTGGCGATGATGATCGTCGGCAGGGTCATCAGCGTCAGCACCAGCCCGCCGACGAGCGAGGCCGAACGCGGCAGTCCCAGGAGACCGATGAACACGGCAAGGCCCAGAAGGCCAAATATGATCGAGGGAACGGCCGCAAGATTGTTGATGTTGATCTCGATGATGTCCGTAAACCGGTTCTTCGGCGCGAATTCCTCG from Martelella sp. AD-3 encodes the following:
- the pstB gene encoding phosphate ABC transporter ATP-binding protein PstB — translated: MSNTTYKMAGQAVSVYYGQKRALFDVSLNIRENAVTALIGPSGCGKSTFLRTLNRMNDTIDNCRVTGMITLDGEDIYASGIDVVELRARVGMVFQNPNPFPKSIYENVAYEPRIHGLARHRSEFDQIVETSLMKAGLFNEVKDRLHEPGTSLSGGQQQRLCIARAIAVSPEVILMDEPCSALDPIATARVEELISELKENYTIVMVTHSMQQAARVSERTAMFHLGHMVEENDTDTIFTNPADQRTQDYIMGRFG
- the phoU gene encoding phosphate signaling complex protein PhoU — its product is MAPSHILTAFDDELKYLQRRISEMGGLAEEMVSESVTALVNTDTELAEKVIKDDLVLDEAEREIGEKAVVVIARRQPVAADLREIMGAIRIASDLERVGDMAKNTAKRVISVQGSGVPRKLAHGIEHLSELALLQLKEVLDAYTSRQADKASSIRERDDEIDAIYTSLFRELLTYMMEDPRNITSCTHLLFCAKNIERIGDHATNIAEMIYYIATGSQPQGERPKDDNSPAVGSDDL